In Helianthus annuus cultivar XRQ/B chromosome 9, HanXRQr2.0-SUNRISE, whole genome shotgun sequence, the following are encoded in one genomic region:
- the LOC118481926 gene encoding hyoscyamine 6-dioxygenase-like, protein MEMKEDKDARWFELECIPKDYIPLEENRPQNLDSPVCDSIPVIDLAKPNGTVEEILKGSQEFGFFQVINHGIPEKILIDALNVLKEFFYMQGKDAPTGTIPDKKGYIYNRSDFARDGTHLWRENLKHPCHPLEKCTHLWPDTPTRYQEVIAAYLVEIQKLSSRILEMIGEGLGLEQGYFKNTSEVQLLSSNFYPPCVDPSLTLGISPHFDTSLISVVYQGGSTGLQFIKDGEWINVGASPNAFVVNIGNQLEIISNRKLKSVRHRVVTSTHATRLSIATFVNPSLDCIVEPAKVLVNELEPSLYVGSQYKDYVQCTNAFGAYTAAILNAMQ, encoded by the exons ATGGAGATGAAGGAAGACAAAGATGCAAGGTGGTTTGAACTCGAATGTATACCTAAGGATTACATACCATTAGAAGaaaatagaccacaaaatcttgATAGTCCTGTTTGTGATTCGATTCCTGTCATAGATCTTGCGAAACCAAATGGAACCGTTGAAGAAATCTTGAAGGGTTCTCAAGAATTCGGTTTTTTTCAG GTGATAAATCATGGAATCCCAGAAAAGATATTGATTGATGCATTGAATGTTCTTAAGGAATTCTTTTACATGCAAGGCAAAGATGCACCAACCGGAACCATTCCAgataaaaaaggttatatttacAATCGTAGCGATTTCGCAAGAGATGGCACACATTTATGGAGGGAAAATCTTAAGCATCCTTGTCATCCATTGGAGAAATGCACTCATCTATGGCCAGATACACCGACTCGTTATCA GGAGGTAATCGCAGCGTATTTAGTAGAAATACAAAAATTGAGTTCAAGGATTTTAGAGATGATTGGAGAAGGATTAGGACTTGAACAAGGGTACTTTAAAAATACAAGTGAAGTCCAATTATTGTCATCTAATTTCTACCCACCctgcgtggacccgagtttaacTTTGGGAATATCACCACACTTTGATACGAGTCTTATAAGCGTCGTTTATCAAGGGGGTTCAACTGGTCTTCAGTTTATTAAGGATGGTGAATGGATCAATGTTGGAGCTAGTCCTAATGCCTTTGTTGTTAACATTGGTAACCAACTTGAG ATAATTAGCAATAGGAAGTTGAAAAGTGTTCGACATCGGGTTGTGACTAGTACACATGCGACAAGACTAAGCATTGCAACCTTTGTGAACCCGTCTCTCGATTGCATCGTTGAACCAGCAAAAGTCTTGGTGAACGAATTGGAACCATCGCTTTATGTAGGTAGTCAATATAAAGATTATGTTCAATGCACCAACGCGTTTGGTGCCTACACTGCTGCCATCCTGAATGCTATGCAATAA
- the LOC118481647 gene encoding uncharacterized protein LOC118481647, whose amino-acid sequence MEALTCCFKKACEIGIVNGVRLPNNGPILSHLIFADDALIIGEWSKDNVSNEVRILRGFHICSGLRIELHKSCIFGVGVPDSELISLASVIGCKSEFLPFKYLGLPVGANMNRISNWRSMIETFESRLALWKASVLSIGGRVTLIKSVLQSLPIYYFSLYKVPVGVVNHLEAIMRKFLWGGSGSDIKNELGFVGMCGVPVR is encoded by the coding sequence ATGGAGGCTCTTACGTGTTGTTTCAAGAAGGCTTGTGAGATCGGTATTGTCAATGGGGTTCGTCTTCCAAACAACGGGCCGATCCTTTCTCATCTTATTTTTGCGGACGATGCGCTAATTATTGGGGAATGGTCCAAGGACAATGTTTCTAATGAGGTGAGGATCCTTAGAGGCTTCCACATTTGTTCGGGGCTTCGTATTGAACTCCATAAGTCGTGTATCTTTGGTGTTGGTGTTCCCGATTCGGAGTTGATCTCTTTGGCTTCGGTGATCGGTTGTAAATCGGAGTTTTTGCCTTTCAAGTATCTTGGGTTACCGGTGGGAGCAAATATGAATCGTATATCCAATTGGAGATCGATGATTGAGACTTTTGAGTCTAGGTTGGCGCTTTGGAAGGCTTCTGTTCTGTCGATCGGAGGAAGAGTCACCCTTATAAAATCGGTTTTGCAAAGCCTTCCTATCTACTATTTCTCCCTGTATAAAGTCCCGGTTGGAGTTGTTAACCACCTGGAGGCCATCATGAGGAAGTTTTTGTGGGGCGGTTCAGGATCGGACATAAAAAATGAGTTGGGTTTCGTGGGAATGTGTGGCGTCCCCGTTAGATAG
- the LOC118481646 gene encoding uncharacterized protein LOC118481646: MNFLSLNVRGLGGDDKAGWIKGLKVKFGVCFAAFQETKCSAMDEKAVSRLWGCRDVGAEWVDSSGLSGGLVSVWDKNLFDFSDSIKERNFIITRGKIKGTGQHINIANIYAPQDVQAKKVLWDRLLDVIEGSTGLWVLLGDFNAVRTPEERLNTRFIPSCAGNFNFFFIFSARLLEYDMKNMKFTRWADKGRKGSKIDRVLVCPNFFGLWPNACLRALPRHLSDHSPIILVTKESNFRPKPFRVFNSLIGRPGFEKTVRDAASSFAGDGPADLFLLKKIEFIRSRIKEWRDELLKKEGELESTARTEIEDLEKLMEDRDLFEDEEWVLLENVKLVKEIEENKTKDLRQRSRVLNDFFSRGSVSRGCASAFITLIPKVRDPTGLNESRPISLIGAINKVVSKVLANRLKKVLGSVISENQSAFLSGKFILDGPLIINKTINWLKKNKRKAFLFKLDFEKAYDNVNWGFVISVMTQMGFPRLWCDWVFGILSAARAAVLVNGSPTFDFVKRACGKVTPNPPFFSSL, from the exons ATGAATTTTTTATCTCTTAACGTGAGAGGTTTGGGTGGGGATGATAAAGCCGGATGGATTAAAGGGCTGAAGGTTAAATTTGGGGTATGTTTTGCGGCGTTTCAAGAAACGAAGTGTAGTGCGATGGACGAGAAGGCGGTCTCAAGGCTCTGGGGTTGCAGAGACGTCGGTGCGGAGTGGGTGGACTCTAGCGGCCTGTCGGGCGGTTTGGTTAGCGTGTGGGATAAAAATCTGTTCGACTTCAGTGATTCGATAAAGGAAAGGAATTTCATTATCACCAGAGGCAAGATTAAAGGTACTGGCCAGCATATTAACATTGCGAATATTTATGCTCCTCAAGATGTGCAGGCTAAAAAAGTTCTTTGGGATCGACTTCTGGATGTTATTGAGGGCTCAACGGGTCTGTGGGTTCTTCTCGGAGATTTCAATGCGGTTCGGACTCCGGAAGAAAGACTGAACACTCGCTTTATTCCCTCTTGTGCCGgtaatttcaattttttttttatttttagtgcTCGGTTGTTGGAGTATGATATGAAAAACATGAAATTTACTAGATGGGCTGATAAAGGAAGGAAAGGTAGTAAGATTGACCGTGTCCTCGTTTGCCCGAATTTCTTTGGGTTGTGGCCGAATGCTTGCCTTAGAGCTCTTCCAAGGCATTTATCTGATCATAGTCCCATCATTCTTGTCACTAAGGAGTCTAATTTTAGGCCGAAACCCTTTAGAGTTTTTAACTCTTTGATCGGTCGACCGGGTTTTGAGAAGACGGTTAGAGACGCGGCTAGTTCGTTTGCTGGTGATGGGCCTGCCGACCTCTTTTTGCTGAAAAAAATTGAATTTATTAGATCGCGTATTAAGGAGTGGAGGGATGAATTGCTTAAGAAGGAAGGGGAGTTAGAATCAACTGCCAGAACTGAGATAGAAGATTTGGAGAAATTGATGGAGGATAGGGATTTATTTGAGGATGAGGAGTGGGTCTTATTGGAAAATGTGAAGCTTGTTAAAGAAATCGAAGAAAATAAGACAAAAGATTTGAGACAACGTTCACGG GTCTTGAACGATTTTTTCTCAAGGGGTTCGGTTAGTAGAGGGTGTGCTTCGGCATTTATTACACTCATTCCGAAAGTTCGTGACCCTACGGGCCTGAATGAGTCTCGCCCAATCAGCTTGATTGGTGCGATTAATAAAGTGGTCTCTAAGGTCCTTGCTAATCGTTTGAAGAAAGTTCTTGGCTCGGTCATCTCGGAGAATCAATCGGCTTTCCTTAGTGGAAAGTTTATTTTAGACGGGCCCCTTATTATTAACAAAACTATCAACTGGCTcaaaaagaacaaaaggaaggcATTTCTTTTCAAATTGGACTTTGAGAAAGCATACGACAATGTCAACTGGGGTTTCGTTATCTCGGTTATGACACAAATGGGATTTCCTCGGTTGTGGTGTGATTGGGTTTTTGGGATTCTGTCTGCAGCTAGAGCGGCGGTTTTGGTCAACGGCTCTCCGACTTTTGATTTTGTCAAAAGGGCATGCGGCAAGGTGACCCCTAATCCCCCTTTCTTTTCCTCATTGTGA